A segment of the Aptenodytes patagonicus chromosome 3, bAptPat1.pri.cur, whole genome shotgun sequence genome:
ataataaaaaaccatgCATACATTTCACTTGTGTACCTGAAATTGgctttcatgtatttctttttttctcataagGCGACTGTCACTGTTGTTTGAAATGTGTTAGTGCTTTATTTTATGGAAGTGGATGGAAGAGGGTTGCCTAGTTCTGATTTGACCAGCGATACTtttcccacagaagaaaaaatatttttggaagccCAAGCCTTAAAATGGCCGGGAAGAGACTTACAAGCAATGTGTCAGTAAGCTTGCTTGTCAGTTAGTCGTCAGTGGAATTCAATTCTAAAAAAGTCAGTGCTTTTCCAGCTAAAGCACAGCTAGGCGTAGAATGAGCATTAACAGCTTGAGTTCTTTGTGCAGGAGGGTTCGGTTAGACAGAGGCCTGCTCACGTGAGTCAGGTTACCTGCCAGGGGCTTCAACAGAAGCACGCTGCAAAGGTTCTATAGCGTGTGCctgaaaaagattatttttatggaTTGTGCAGGTGTGTGTGAATGTTCTTATATATATTTGTACGTGGGTGTCTCTTACCTAACTCAGCAGCCGAtaggtttgctttttgttttgtgttcaggTATTATTCTCAAGAtactactttttctcttttcaggctTTGATTAGTGTTTTAGACTCATAACACACATTTCTCTGGAGCTGATGTTTTCCTAACACTTTCAGCTTGGCTTAAAAAGCTACTTCGCTGGAATGTTTTAAAGGGTTAAAAACCCTCTAGGATTTGaagttaatttaaattaattgaaGGAAATACTTCTGGCCTCACCAAAGAAATAACTGGAATCATGGATCAGAACAACAGCTTGCCACCCTACGCTCAAGGCTTAGCCTCCCCTCAGGTAAAAACAAATGATTTAATATGCAGCTGTGATCTGAATTTCTTTGTGAAAGTGTTTTCCGTTTCTTGCATGtaacttcaggttttttgtttgcgGATCTGAAAAATTCTGCGAGGTATAGAAAAGTACTAGtataaagcagaattttaaaaccATCAATTTGTATATCCAGCGGTATAAGAAGCATGCAGATATATGGGATTCCTTTAAGTTGAAACATGACTGACAAGTTGGAAATATTGATTTAATTTTGTTGATGGCCCTTTAAACTAACTTATGCGTAAtgggctgtagctgtgctatGAATGCATTTGGTACGATGGGCACAGTCTTTGTTCAAACAATTTCAAGTTAAATTGTGGGTCAAAGTTGAGACATGCTTGCGAGGTAGCGTGAGAAGCGTATCAGCATCACTAGCTGGACACGAACAATGCTAGAACTGACAGATCCCTGGAGGTAATATTTTATTCTGTAGAAGAACTGCATTTCAAAGGGCTTTCTGGTTTTGGCGAGTTACTGCTGTATGCCTCAGGTTTGATGCGATCAACttacattgatttatttttagactCCTCCTGAaaactttttctcttaaaaacaaagtGGAATCAACAGGATCTGTGGTTTCtgtttcatgctttcttctgtaGGGTGCAATGACTCCAGGAATTCCAATTTTTAGCCCGATGATGCCGTATGGCACAGGACTGACACCACAGCCTGTCCAGAGCACCAACAGTCTGTCCATCCTAGAGGaacagcagcggcagcagcagcagcaacaagcaGCGCAGCAATCTACATCACAGCAAGCGACACAGGGAACATCTGGTCAAACCCCCCAGCTCTTCCACTCACAGACTCTTACCACAGCCCCTTTACCGGGAACTACACCTCTGTACCCCTCTCCGATGACTCCGATGACTCCAATAACTCCTGCAACACCGGCATCCGAGAGCTCTGGGATAGTGCCACAGCTGCAGTGAGTGTCCCACGTGTTAGTGCAGCACGTCCTTTCTCAGATAGCCCTTCAAAGACTTAGGACCAAAGCTACATCAGGAATTGGGTACTGCATTTTGGTGGAGAGGGAGGTCCTGAGAATTTATGGGTCTCCTCTAGCGATATgagtaatttttgcttttatttttagcttagcTTTGTTCCTAAACCACTTAGTAATATAAACAGTTTCTTAGTGATTTGTCAACCATACATCTTTTAAGCATACCAGTGGAGGATGTTATATATGTCTTCATTTAGCACCGTTGTAACTTTTAACTCTGTGCACTTTAGGAGTTCATCATGCTTTAGCTATAAAGTAGTCTGGGTTGATAATCTGGTATTTCAAAATATGTATACCTTGAAACATATTCTCATTTGTAATTTACTGCATACTTGTGACCTGTTCGCAGAAAAGCAAATAGCTCCACTTTGCAAACAGTTCCACTCCACTGTGCGTAGAATTTTGTTAGCGAGGTATTAAAGCAGAATACAGGAACAATCACAGCTGAAAGGGAATTAGAAGGGTAGAGGGGAAGAAACTAGTTGCTAGTCTAGGAGCTAGAGCTGAGTTGTACTTAATATTCCACGTTCCCTCTTCTAGTTCATGGCTACAGCTGAGTttggtgagggaaaaaaaaacctagaactAGGTATGAAAGTATTTTCACCAAACTTTAGTTTTAAAGAGACTTCTACAGCAAGTTAGGGAAGGCCCAACAAGAAATGGTTGGTAACGTAAATTTTGCACGGAAAGAGTAGTTCCtcgtatttctttttttttccctgttgaggACCTTTAGATTTCAGGGTTTTCCCAGAAAACACGTTTCCAAGGAAATGTTGCATCTAGGAACTTCTCTTAAACTTTCTAGAGACCTGCTTTCCTATCGCCTGGCAATGGGTTTACCTCCTGGGTCATTCCCACTTAGTCCtgcacctcttcttcctccttgaaGGGCATACCAAGGAAAATTTCAGATGGTACTATTGCTACCtcattttctcctgtttccagCAGCTTCCCTGATTGTGGTGGGGGCTCTCAGCATCAAGGATTTTTCCTGCCAAACTGAAATAGAGATTCTTCTCATGAGACACTTTTCATAATAGCTGGCGGATAAGGAGGAATCGGCAATCGTGCCTTAGGAGCTACTGCCCTACAAAAGGAGGTTCCTGAGCCAAAACACTGCTCAGTGCTCCTGTCAGTAGGAAAGATGTCATTCAAACTCACTTggagaaacaaatttaaaagtaaaacacaaaaaccaaaattATTCAAGCATGGTTAAAAATGGGGAAGATGCATGAattctttattgtctttttaatgtatttctctgAACTATCTTCAGGAATATTGTGTCCACGGTGAATCTTGGTTGCAAACTTGACCTAAAAACAATTGCGCTTCGTGCCCGAAATGCTGAATATAATCCCAAGGTAAGAGAAATGTATTAGAGTTCTTCCTATAACATATATGTCAAAGGCACAGGTTGTGGGTATAGTTTGCTGAAATAGATTGAAAAACCTTCCTACTATAGATGCAGTTTTATACtgtagttaaaaaagaaatctttaataaACTTAGAACATTCTGTCAAACTGGTAAAAAGCAGTTTTATACTGATGTAGCTGTGTTTTACACCAGGTTGTAATTTGGTAGATTTAGAAAGAACACAGCATATTTAGGAAGAACCTAACCAACAGTGTAATGCACTGGCACATTGTTTGTTGTGGAGCTGGCCTCTGCTACTATTCATATGGGCATGTTTGTTCGTAGTGCTCAGAAAGTTCCTTTTTCATATTACTGTGAAATGTCTGATGATGAAGTCTTGTTCCCTGTCTCCcaacaaagagaaaggaaggaagatttcAACTCCTGGGCTCCTGCCAGAGCCACAGTTGTTCTGTATACGCTGTGGCTTCCTCCACCTGGCTGCTCCCTTGGAATTATTGTGGTCGCAGCGCAGTCACTGGGTTTTTACAGTCTTGCTTCCCCTCTGAGCTCCATTCCTACACGTTGTCCCCCAGTACTCCCGCCACCTCCTTGCTCCCGATGGCTAGGTTCGGTggaacagcaaaatgaaattaatttttttttttttgtttcgaCTTCTAAGTTGACTGCTGCTTCTAAATAGCAGTTTGTTAAaccgtggattttttttttttagctcaggaAACTTTGAACAACAGCAGAGGACCTGGAGCATTGAATGGAGAAAATCATgttgcttcatttttcatttgggtGGCTCCTTTTTGGAAATGTTATCTTTGCAACCACAGTAGTTGGACACTATTTCTAATAAAAGTTTAGATGTTGTGTAGTTGAATTGACTTGCCTTGGGAAGGCTTCAGTTTTCCTGGggtgtgtgaggtttttttgttgttttaatatttGGGATTTTGCTACAGTTTACCTGAactctgctctcaaagattaaAGCACGCATGCAGGCATATGTGATAACTGTTACTGTAAGTTTATATCGGCGATGCTGTTACATAATGGCATGTGAGTAAGATATTAGCGCAGCAAAAATTTGAGCATGCCATGGTAACTCTTAAGGTAGGGGTAGGTGGCTGTGTAAAACTTGTAGGCTAGAAAAATCAatatgaaatgctgttttccacagtggagagaaagaagggTTATGTAACACACTCCTGACTTTTCGTCAGTACATTCATCTATCAAAGAAAGATGCTGCTTGGTGTATTATTTAAGCCATAGTTTGACAAACATGCTGTTAGGTAACCCACGCTACCGCCTTGGTTATGTCAGCAGAACAGTTTATGGCACTGCATGGTGAGCAAGTCCAAGTTAAATATAACAGGCAAAcagggggttgtgtgtgt
Coding sequences within it:
- the TBP gene encoding TATA-box-binding protein, with the translated sequence MDQNNSLPPYAQGLASPQGAMTPGIPIFSPMMPYGTGLTPQPVQSTNSLSILEEQQRQQQQQQAAQQSTSQQATQGTSGQTPQLFHSQTLTTAPLPGTTPLYPSPMTPMTPITPATPASESSGIVPQLQNIVSTVNLGCKLDLKTIALRARNAEYNPKRFAAVIMRIREPRTTALIFSSGKMVCTGAKSEEQSRLAARKYARVVQKLGFPAKFLDFKIQNMVGSCDVKFPIRLEGLVLTHQQFSSYEPELFPGLIYRMIKPRIVLLIFVSGKVVLTGAKVRAEIYEAFENIYPILKGFRKTT